The window AAGAGTAGTACTTGTCCGCGGCAATTACTCAAGTCAAGACTAATTTGATTAGCACCTTTTGCACTAGTGAAAGCAAAGTTTCGCACAGCTCTGCCTGTGGCTGCTTCCAATACCCTTAGAGTCAGCGGTTGCGCTGTATTACTGTGGAACTTGATCAGGAATTGCGTGCCAGGGTTGGGATAAGCCTGTACAATATTGAGCTTTTCGCCAAGAATCTCTTCAAAAGTGGAAAAAGCTGCATTGTTAATCTGTGCATCAAGGTTAACCTGCTTTCCGCCTGTTTCAAAAGTGAAGACTGTCTGCAGGATATCATCAGCCTGAATCGGATTCTTTGACAGCGGTGAAGTGAACTTCGACAAATTGATGCTGTATTCCTTCAAACTGTCCTTGGCAGGTAGGGTGTAAGAATAATGATCGGTCCAGTTACTGATGGATTTCTTCACCAAAGTAATGGTTACTGGTGCATTGAACTTCCCAGTAAAAGCTATGCTCTTATAGTTACGCAAATCTTGCTCCGCTCCACCACCATTCATAATCTTATAGAGTGTAAGGTAATCGCTGGTATTGGCTTTTAACTGAATATCGCGCAGCAGTGGGAACTCACTATTGGCATATACTCGGTTAGGGTTATTGAGCACTTTGAAATCGGTTATGGTAGTTTTTGCAGCATTATAATCCACGCCCCAAATACCATCTGATAAGTAAACAACATCTCTCGGCGTATTTGCTGTGCTGAGAATGATATTGCCTTCATGCGCATCATCAACTGTTAACTCAAGATTTGTCTTACCATTCGGATTGATGGGTACTTGAATACTTCTGCGTACGAACTGGGCGTATTCGTTTTTGCGTTCTTCAATCTCAATTTTGGCCGTGCTTGCCGCAGACTGATTATTGATCTGCACCTGCAACTTTCCTGCTACACGCTTACCATATATCAGATAAGTAGCAGGCAGCGGTTTAGCAGCAATGCTTGTAACTGGTTTGAAGGATGAAAACTTATTCAGGATATCCAGCATCATATCTGTTACGAGATAAGGTGCTGCAGCCCAAAGTTGATAATTATACAATGTATCGTCCCGCTCATAATCATCATTCAGCCAGTTCGATTGAATGCGGAAGCTATCACGGCCTTTGCTTGCACCTACACTGAAATGTGTTGCGAACTCAATGGCACCATTTTCCCGCTTCAATGTGTAGCGAATAAAATCAATACCCTTTAGTTTGAATAATTCCATATTCACCAGTTCAGCACCTCTTAATCTGTCGCAAATATGTTTGGTGTGGTTGTAGACAGAATCACTTGTTCTTGTAGCAAATGCAACAGCCCTGGCCTGATTGTTTTTGGTGAAATCTACCGAAATGATTTCCTTGGCATTGGTAAATGCAGTAAGGTCTGTTGGTGAACTGATGAATGCCCGGTAACCGGTATCAATCATTTGCTGTGGCATGAAATCTGCCATTGTATATGCCGGAGTGCTGTTGGGTGTTGTGGCATCTGTCTGATACAGCATTTGCTTGAGCAGCTTATTAGCCTTTAGTTCAGGTAATGCTGTATAATTAATATCACCATGTTCGCCACTTCTTGCTTTTCTATAGTTACGTAAGCCGATAATATCTCCCAAACTCTTACTCTCCACGCCGCCGGTATTGCCGGAATAGACAATACTGCCATCTGGATATAGGTCTGGTAAATCAGGATTGGCTACACAGGTTCTTGGTTGCACAGTAGCATAGAAAAGTACATCATTGAAATCTTCATCACTGCCATATCCATCTCTGCGGATATCTTCAAAGCCAATGATGATTCTGCCTGTCTCCACATCATTGAGCATCACACTGTGCTTTTTCTTAGCAGGATCTGGTTCCGGATTGAATCTGGACTCACTATAGAGTTTCCATTTACCATCGCCCACACCACTTGAGCCGGCCCAGCCATCTGCTATCAGTACAAAACCAATAGCTGTATTAGCCGGGAAATTGCCGAGATATACTTTATTACCCGGATTCAGTTCACCGCCATTACCAGGTTTGGAAGCATTGGGAAAAATAATTTTTACTGCAGAAGAAGCAGGTGGCGCATTCAGTGGGCTGCCTACAGGAAATGTATAAAAACCCAGCGCATTCAGGTAGGTAGCGCCTTCATCTACAAAAGTGATCCATACATCTGCATTACATTTTGTATTCAGTGTTTGCGATAAAGTATCGGAAATGAGTCTCGGATTATAAACCGGAACTGGTCTTAATTCAGGAAGTGTATTGGTGATTCTCGTGCGAAAAGGTGCTGTGAGTACATCATCCGGTGTTACCAGATAGTTGGGTTTACCCTGACTGCTATAAGTGCCGAAATATTGATATTGCGCAAAAGCGAGGGATTGGATAAGCAAATAAATCACAACAAATAGAAGCCTTTTCATATAGGGTGTTTTCAGTGATATACGGTACCTAAAATTACCGAACTTCTCATGGTCGGATGCAAACAAATACAGCATTAAGTTGAACTTAATGCAAAAGCCCCGAAATTTTCGGGGCTTTTGTGCTCATTTGGAGAAAAATTATTGCTTTTGAACCACTGTTTTGGCAGGACTGAATGTTCCTTCCGTTCCGGTGATTTGCACAATCAGTAATTGCGGACTTGTCTTCACTTTGCTACTCATATCCACTGATACCACATTATCGCCTTTTACTGCGCTATGTTGCATCGTGTGCAGGATACGGCCAGTGCCAGATTCACGGAAGTTCATCGTAACCTGCTGATCAACTGGGCTCTTGAAGGTTACAGTAAAGCGACCGTTGTTGCTTGGGTTAGGATAGGTGCGTATTCTGGTGTCCTCTGCAGGCGTATTAACGGTAGCAGTTGTGTTTACGAAAGCAGCATTGCTGATGCTCGCATTCAGATTTGTATTCTTGTTGGCAACTTCAAAGCTGAACAATACCTGTACAATGTCTTTAGCATTGATAGGACTGTTGATACCAGCTGACTTGAAGCTATTCAGCGTGATTTGATATTCCTTAGCTGTAGCTGATGCAGGTACAGTGATGCTGTATTGATCAGCCCAATTGGTAATTGATTTTTTCACCAGGGTGATACGAAGTGTACCGGTACCTGCAGCGGTGAAGCGGAGTGTGTTGAAAGCCGAAACATCACGTGGCATAGCACCACCATTCAACATTTTGTAAATCACCAGATAATCAGAAGTCACAGCTTTCACTGATACATTACGCATTAATGGAGATTCCTCTTTGAAGATTCTGTTGGGATCATTCTTCACAGCGTAATTGCTGATGGTAGTAGTGCTGGAATTATAATCAATACCCCAAGCGCCATCGGCAAGGTATACCATATCTTCAAGTGAATTATTCGCAGTATACATGGAGATATTCGCTTCCAGTGCATCAGCAACAGGAACAGTAATCACTGTTTCGCCGTTTGCAGTCATGGTGAAAGGAATGTTTCTTGTAATACTTGATGCTTGCTCGTTGTCGTTACCAGCATAAGTAAAGTAACCGCCTGTAGCTGCAGTTTTGTTTACCACTGTGAGGAACAGATTACCACCAACTCTTCTGCCAGCCTTGATATAGGCATTAGGCATATCAGGAGCAATGCTGCTGTTCAATGGTGCATATTGCTTCAGGTTATTCAACACGCTAGTGGCCATTTCACTCAGCAGGGTGGTAGACTCAGCCCAAAGCTGGAAATTATACATCATGTCATCACCTACAATATTCTTGCTGAACCAGTTTGACTGGATGCGAATATTGTTGCGGCTTGCAGACTGACCTGCAGTAAAGCTTACCGCATATTCTGTTTTGCCGTCTGGATTACGAATGGTATAGGCAATCAATGGAGTGTTGTTGACAGTAATTTGTTCAACAGCCAGTAATTGAGCGCCTTTCAAACGATCACAAATAGGCTTGGTGTGGTTATATACTTCACCGCTTGTTCTTGTTGCAAATGCAACTGCACGTGCAATATTGTCTTTTACATAATCAATAGCCAGCACTTCTTTCGCATTGGTAAACTGTACCAGATCTGCTGGAGTGGTATTGAAGGCAACCAGACGCAAATCAGTTAATCTGCTAGGTACCAATGCTGTTAAAGACAAAGCTTGTACACTATTGCTGTTGGTATTACTATTCTGAGTAAGACCTCCTGCCTGCATCAGATCATTGCTGGTCCATTTGCGCAGGTTACGATAATTAGGTTCAAGCAATGAGCCGGATTTTGCTTGTGCATAAGTACGCTTGGCAATAATATTACCCAGGCTATAGCTTTCTACACCGCCACCGCCGCCAGAGCTTACACCAAATGGTTTGAAACCAAAATCACAGCTGTGGTTATTGGCACCATTGATGCCCGTTGTTACAGGTGCATCTGCGTCATCACCGTTGAGTACACCATCGTTATCAATTTCATCGGCATCTGAACCAGAAGTATTGTTGGCAATGGTCAATTCGTTTGTACCTAAAGCTGCTTGCTTACTACCACCCTGTACTCTTGGAACACGCACAATAAAGTTGCTATTGGGTGTAAGACCAGTAATATTGTACCTGGCATTTGCAGTTGACGTTCTTGTAGGATCGCTAGAGAAATAATATTCACCATTTGCATCAGTTGTTGCTGTTGCAATTACTGAACCGCCTTTAACCAGTTCTACGTCAACACCACTGATTGGATCTTCATCTGCATCTTGTTCGCCATCGCCATCGCTATCCATCCAAACGCGGTTACCAATCTCAATTGGTGCAGGATCACTCAGTAACACGATATCGCCTAATCCATTGGCTTTACCCCATAGATGATCTAAAAAGCCATTATATAATTCGTATTCTGTACCAGCTAGACGGCCACCATTGATATTGCTTAATTTTTTTGTACCACCGGAGAAAAAGCGCAATGGATCCATTGCTGTATTCATTACTTCACGCTTGCCGTGATAGTAAGCCAAGCCACCCATATGTGTTTCCTGGTGATTGTCTGTTGTACCACCTAATGTGGCAACGAAATTATCGCCAGAGAAAAACTCACCACCTCCTGGGCCTTGGCCATTACCTACACCACCATTCAAACTGCCTGAGCTACCATTGTTTTCCAATGTCCATGTGGCACCAGTCTTATGCGCACGCAGGATATCGCCGGCCGCAATGGCATTGTATAATGTACCATCAGGTGAGAAAGTACTAGTGTTATTTGGGCTTACATTTTTGAAACCCATTTGATGTCCCCAACGGTCCATCAAACCAATGATCATCGCGCCATCTTCGCCAAATTCGATATTTGACAAGATTGGTTGAGGTAACATGGGATAATCACCGGCAATTTTGTTAGTACTAAACGATGCTGGATTTGTTTGCCATGGATACCAATTTCTGGTAAGTGGCTGCAAAGGAGCTGCGGCTCCTTTGTCTAAAATACCTCTTGTATAATTGAGAGGGAAAGTGAGTACTGGGGTGCTATTAAAAGTATTGGTAGCAGGATAAAATTCAAATACATAAGCATTCATGCCAGTATTTGACATATTTGGTAAAGGCGCATTTTCATTGGTACTTACTGCACCAACATACACTTTGCCTCTGTGAACTTTTACTGCAAATGGTCTAACAACACTATTTATTGAAACAGGTACAGAAGGTATTCCAAATTCTTGAACACCAGCAGCTGAAGGAGCAGTAGGTGTAGCACCTGTACCTAAATCAATTTTTATAAGTGTATTACTAAAAGTGTTTGTTACATACAAAAAACGCTGGTCATCGTTATCTGATAAGTCCATTGCTCCTAAACCCTGAAGCCCAACAATTGAATAAACAAATTTATCAATACTAGGGTTAGGGTTACTTACAGATGTTAAACCACGGACAGCATCACTAACGACTGTGCCACCTAAATTGATATTATAAGGTGCTGCTTCCAGATCAATAAATTCACTTGTAGCAGGCACCCCAGATAAATTGGTGAGGTAGATAGCACCCTTCTTACCATTCTTCAAACCAGCATGGCGCTTCACAAAAGCTGCAGCAAATAAACTCTTTGAATGGCGCTGATAGGCCAGTCCCCAAATACTACCAGTTTCATTTTTCTTTGCACTAACAGTTGGGTTAGTGGTACCTGAGTTATTGTATGGAAAAGTAAAAATAGTTGCATCTGCATTGGGTGTTTGCGATAAAACGCCTGCTGATGCAGGTAATGCTGAACTACCATTCACCATAGAAGCAACAGCTACATTAGGGTTGGTACCCTTTACATAATCCATCGGGTATTGAATACCAAAATTGGCTGTAGTAGAAGGAGCGGTATGAAACTGCGTTGCTGTTTTGTTGTTGTTACCAAAAGCTGCTGCGTAATCTACAGATTCCCAGCCGGAGAAGATCAGTCTTACTTTAGTACCAGGTGCGATTACGCCACTAGTGAAACTGAAACTACCTGCAGCATCTGTTGCAGCTGTACCCAGAATTGTTCCGGATGCAGTATATGCTGTTACTGTGATGCCTTGTACACCTGATTCATTGAATCCTGCGCCAGTTTCGCGACTACCATTGGCATTCAAATCACGAAAAACAGATCCACTAATCTGTGCATTTGATGTAAATGCAAGCAGAAGCATGGATAAAAATGTCAGGCTGCGTAAAATTTTCCTCATACAATATCGTTGAACAATCAATAAAAATTATCGATAATAAAATCAACGGTATTTCCAGGATTTGGGTAGGAAATTGCAGAGGATAAGGGATAGAGTAGCAGAAAATCTGCACAATAATACACGAAATCGTTAGTTTTTCCTGTATTTCGGTGTTTTTTGTGCATTAAATATCCCTTAATATGCACCTGAAAACGAATGGTTTCTAAAGCAATCCATGTCTACAATCACCCATAGGCAAGCAGTTTCTGAGCGTGGTAAAATGTCCCGGATCAATTCAATTAAGTTTAACTTATTGATATTCATATTGTTGTATCCATTATTAGGGATTGCGCAGCGCCAATACAGTTGTTCCAAAGTGCCTGCATTTGTGAAACAGAAAGGTTTTGATACGCTAAGAACGGCTTTTAGTACAGCTGAGAAGCGTTATATGGGACTGGTGCTCATTGAGTTAGCTGAAAAACCTGCAGCAGGCGAACAACCCGATTTAAACAATCAAAGAGCACGTTACTATCAGCATCCATCCTGGAAATCAGCAGGTTATCTTGCTTCCATCACTATGGATAAGTCAGGAAACGCCTATGCCATTCCGGCCCCGCACATTTCACTGCTGTACAACCATCCCAAGCAGCAAAACAAAATTTATCGGGTAGATAGCAAGACAGGCATCATGTTGCCCTGGATGCAATTACCTGTTCAGCAAAGCAAAACCTTGCAAAATCCGTATGGATTATTAGGCCTTACTTATGATTGTGCAGATGGCTCTCTCTTTGCAGCAACCATTTCCGGTTCTACCAGAACAAAAGAGCAGGGCTTACTATTGCACATTCGTACCAGCGATAAAAAAGTTTTAGACACCCTTCATGGTATTGATGCTATGGGACTCGCCGTCTTTCAAGGCATCAAAGGCGAGCGAAGATTGTATTTCGGTAAAATCAGAACAGGTGAAATTTTTTCTGTTGCAATTGATACTGACGGAAAGTTTATTCGGAATAGTGTGCAATCAGAGTGTGCCATCACGGGTATTGGTCCGCGCGGAGATGATGCGCCCAGAAAAATTCGTTTTGATCGTGATTTGATGATTGTGACTGGCATAGCTTTTAATTACAATCTGCAAGCATCGAGCGAAAAGCCAGAGACAGTCTATGTGTATTTGCGCGATCCATCTGCCAAGACCTGGCAGTTGATCAATATTCAATGATGAAAGCCTTTAATTCACCATATCGAAGATCTGTTTTTGTAGTAACAACCCTAGTTGTGATGGCCCTTGCGGCTAATCTTGCTTTTACGAATCATCAGACACCCAGCAAGGAAAATCCCAAAATTGCACTGGGTAGAAGATTGTTTTATGATCAACGTTTGTCTATCAATGGTGCGCGATCCTGTGCTTCCTGTCATGCGCCAGAGCTGGCATTTACTGACGGCTATCGAAGGTCTTTAAGTATTGATGGATTTAACGTAACACGTAACTCACCATCACTCATCAACACCAAGTTTTTACCGAGCCTTACATGGGCAGATACAAGTATAAAGAACTTTACTACTCAGATGGATGGCCCGATGTTCAGCGAACATCCTCAGGAAATGGGGTGGAAGGGTAATGAAGCAATTATTCTTGATCGATTGAATCAGGATCCTGTTTATCAGCAATTGCTGAAAAGTGTTTTTCCAAAACAAAAGTCGTACACTGTTGCGCTTGTTAAAAATGCGATTGCTGCTTTTGAAGAAACCCTTGTGTCTTTTAATGCACCTTACGACAAGTATTTGCGCGGACAAACCAATGCACTTTCACCATCAGCCAGAAGAGGCGCGAATTTGTTTTTCTCCGGAAGAACTAAGTGTGGTGTTTGTCACGAAGGCAAGCTGTTAGGCGGAGAGAATTTTGCAAATGTTGGCTTATACAATGTGGGTGATACCAATAGCTATCCCTTATCAGACAGGGGTTTGTTCAACAAGACCGCTAATCCTGAAGATGATGGAAGCTTCCGTATTCCTTCTCTGCGTAATGTATTACTGACTGCACCTTATATGCATGATGGTTCAGTTGCAACTATTGAAGAAGTGATTGATATCTATGTTGCCGGTGGAAGGAATATTGCAGATGGTCCCTATGCAGGTGATGGGAGAAAAAACAGTAAAAAAGATATGCGCGTAAAACCATTTTCGCTGACTGTAGAAGAAAGAAAAGACTTAATCGCTTTTTTGGCCAGCCTCACAGATTCATCAGTGCTTAATAATCCAAGATGGAAAAATCCTTTTCAATGAAATTGATCTATTCAATAATGCTGTTTTTCTTAATGGGAGCTGTGGTTAGTCCGCTACTTGCTCAGCAAAAAGCAAAACAGTCTAATGCAGTATACCTGGATGAGTATAGGAAAGGTTTGTGGGCGCCAGCTGCTCAAGACACTGCTGCTTTTGTAGTAGAAAGAAAGCAGGAAATCGAAAAAGTATTGAAGCAGCCTTTACCCGTGCAGTTGTTGATAGACAGTAATGATCAGGTAATGTTGGCACAGCAGATTGCTTTGCGTGATTCGAATTTTATTCGTTATACAGTAGATAAGCGAAACGGTAGAAAACCACTGCTAAGTCAGGTCTTTGGCGTGTATCCTGCGCGCCCTGGTGACTTGAAAAAAGACATGGTATATCTGCCGGGTTCTGTTGCGCGTGTGGAGATGTACAATTTTGCGTACAACCTGAGTTCTGTTGCTATCGTAGATGTGTTTGCGCTAAAAGTGCTGTCGGTAAATCATTATCCGCAAGCGCAACCTGATTTGCCTGCTGCATTGGTGAAGCTGGCTGTGCAAATAGCCGTGAATGCACCTGAAGTAGAAAAAGCTTTAGGTTTCAAGCCTTCCGTTGATCAACCAGTTATGTCAAGCACTAAAACTGCTTTGAACAGAACAAAGTGTGAGCGTTCACAGCACCTTTGTGTTGCGCCCACATTTATTCAAGGTAAGCGGG is drawn from Chitinophagales bacterium and contains these coding sequences:
- a CDS encoding di-heme enzyme, with the protein product MALAANLAFTNHQTPSKENPKIALGRRLFYDQRLSINGARSCASCHAPELAFTDGYRRSLSIDGFNVTRNSPSLINTKFLPSLTWADTSIKNFTTQMDGPMFSEHPQEMGWKGNEAIILDRLNQDPVYQQLLKSVFPKQKSYTVALVKNAIAAFEETLVSFNAPYDKYLRGQTNALSPSARRGANLFFSGRTKCGVCHEGKLLGGENFANVGLYNVGDTNSYPLSDRGLFNKTANPEDDGSFRIPSLRNVLLTAPYMHDGSVATIEEVIDIYVAGGRNIADGPYAGDGRKNSKKDMRVKPFSLTVEERKDLIAFLASLTDSSVLNNPRWKNPFQ
- a CDS encoding DUF4114 domain-containing protein, with translation MKRLLFVVIYLLIQSLAFAQYQYFGTYSSQGKPNYLVTPDDVLTAPFRTRITNTLPELRPVPVYNPRLISDTLSQTLNTKCNADVWITFVDEGATYLNALGFYTFPVGSPLNAPPASSAVKIIFPNASKPGNGGELNPGNKVYLGNFPANTAIGFVLIADGWAGSSGVGDGKWKLYSESRFNPEPDPAKKKHSVMLNDVETGRIIIGFEDIRRDGYGSDEDFNDVLFYATVQPRTCVANPDLPDLYPDGSIVYSGNTGGVESKSLGDIIGLRNYRKARSGEHGDINYTALPELKANKLLKQMLYQTDATTPNSTPAYTMADFMPQQMIDTGYRAFISSPTDLTAFTNAKEIISVDFTKNNQARAVAFATRTSDSVYNHTKHICDRLRGAELVNMELFKLKGIDFIRYTLKRENGAIEFATHFSVGASKGRDSFRIQSNWLNDDYERDDTLYNYQLWAAAPYLVTDMMLDILNKFSSFKPVTSIAAKPLPATYLIYGKRVAGKLQVQINNQSAASTAKIEIEERKNEYAQFVRRSIQVPINPNGKTNLELTVDDAHEGNIILSTANTPRDVVYLSDGIWGVDYNAAKTTITDFKVLNNPNRVYANSEFPLLRDIQLKANTSDYLTLYKIMNGGGAEQDLRNYKSIAFTGKFNAPVTITLVKKSISNWTDHYSYTLPAKDSLKEYSINLSKFTSPLSKNPIQADDILQTVFTFETGGKQVNLDAQINNAAFSTFEEILGEKLNIVQAYPNPGTQFLIKFHSNTAQPLTLRVLEAATGRAVRNFAFTSAKGANQISLDLSNCRGQVLLLKLEGKDTRYEMKKLVVQ